The Syntrophobacterales bacterium nucleotide sequence TAAGAACCTTTCACCATTGCGTAAAACAAGATGCAAAGCGCTTTCTTGGGCTAAAACATTGATTATTAGATTCGCCTATCGCCTTCCTGAAAATTGTACCAGCACTCTCTCAACCGATACCGTTGCTTCCTCGCGACCATCCCGTTTTTAATTGCTCGTTCTGAACCACACCTCTTGCATGAGAGGCATAATATCCCATCCCTCTTATTTTGATGAGTATATTATACGGCTAATCTATATATAAGGGGGCACTCTCCAAAAAAGATCCTCCCGGACCTGTAAATGGCCCGGGAGGTTGTGTACGGTAAGTAAAATCTGTCTCTCAGGAAAAGGCTCTGGCCCTTGCCTTACGCTATCGTTGTTTCTGCTTATAAGCTTCCAGGGTTTCTATGAAAGCATCAATTCTGTTATGAGTATCCGCTTCATTGTAGGAACTTATATCCACGATATCACCTTCCATGATAAGCACCGGGATTTCGGGATAGACCTTCTTCAGTATCTCAGCCTGGAGGAGGATTCCCGCATGCCACGAACGGCACGAGAAGGCGGAATGGAAAACTACCCCGTTACATTTGTAATCTTCGATATAGTCAATGAGACGCTCCACCGCAGGTGTAGAACCAGGACGTTTCCGTGCCTTGTCGTACCAGTGGGTCCAAAACCGTACCCATCTCCAAGCAATATGTTCTAAAGGATCGCTTGTTTTCGGGAGATCCAAGTTGTAAACCGGCTCGTAGCAACGGTACGTGGTTTCTACCGGGAAGACTGCCCCCTTGTCATTAAAATACTGAAAATCGGAAAGAGCGAACCACGAAGGCAGTCCCGCACCCCATAGGAGCCTGTATTTCTCGTTTTCCACTACGCCCTGTTTCGCCGCTATCTTCTCCTTCAACTCCGCATTAAGGGCGAGGAAAAAGTCATAGGACTCCTGGGTTCCAAGCATAAAGGCCATTGGGACCATGGTGTTCATTGCGTCACCAGTATCCATTGGGCATGGAATCGTCTTGCGCAATTCATAGGTCTCCACGAAAAGGTTCCAAGTTCGGTCAGTTAGGTCCACGACCGACGCAAGTCTGTCCCAGTCCATCTTCTTCCCTGTATGTTTCTCACAAAATTCGACGCACCTGTGTAGTTCCGCCGTATTATACTTTACGTAATACTCTTCCTGCGTCTTGTGATCTATTTTCGGGTCCCACGCAGGGTAATACATGCCGCCGATAAAGACTGGCACATCTCTCAGGTAGTGGCGCGTAGCCTGAGGCCATTTGTATCGAGGATCGCATAACTGCTGCGCTGTACCCAAGATCATGTCCGGTCTACCTATTCCTCCCCAAGGTGCATCAGGAGGCATCGCACCACCCAGTTCCTCACGCCACATATCAAAGCCGATATTGCATGTCGCATATGTACAAAGGGAACGGGAAAAATTATCCGCCTCCGCCCTCTGCAAATATTTTTCCGCATCCCGTTTTGCTGCGGATATGCCGGAGAAGCTTTCGCCCCACGCGGGAACTATATCCATCGCCCTCATTATCTCGTCCTGTCCTACCACGATAAAAGAGTAGGCTACTTTCTTGCCTTCGTCCTTCGCCCTGACCGTCGCGGACAGGTTGGCCCGGGCCATTTTTGGTATCTTTGCTGCTGCTGCCGTTGCCAGCGCTCTTGGTACTCTTTGCTCAGCCATGAGATTTCCCTCCTCCTGTCTCTCTATTATGCGATCATCTCCAAGAATGCCTCAACCCTAGTCTTCACCCGAGAAAGGCTTGACGTGGAATATTCATCCTCCAGGTAAAGCACAGGAGTGCCTGTCTCCTCGATGAAGCTTTTCATCGCGGGGACGTCAAATCCATAGGGATCGCAATACTTGTAGACAAAGAGAATCACGCCGTCCACCTTGAATTCATTGATATACCGCTTCATATGTCCGAACCTAGCTTCCAGGTTCTCCTCGTATGTATCCCCTGTGTCTATGTAAGTTGTGGCTACTCGCACCTTTCTCAGGTAGCGCTCCGCGATTCCCTGTAAAGGATCGGGAGTGATATCCGTAGTCGGCCAGTAAGCCTTGCTTCCCATGGTGATGTCGTCCATTACGAGCCAGGCATTCGCGTTTTCTATAACTTCTGCCACGGCCACGTTATCAATCTGACCGCCCACAATCATGATCCGTGGAGCCTTCTTTCCGGCAGGCGGTTCTCTCCGTTTCACCTCTTCAATGACGCTCTTTATGAGTGCCGACGATTCGTCAACAGGGAGACTCATGGCAGCCACCATAACCTCCATCATCTCGACGCCGGAAATAAGTGGTGGATTCTCTTTTCTCAGGGAATAGAGGTCTCTCATGAGACTGCGGTTTTCATTGTGCTGTTTTACCGCCTCGACAATCGCCTGATCGGTGATTTTTCTGCCCGTAAACCCCTCCAGGCTTGTAATGAACGACCGTAGTACAGATTTTGTAAACTCAATTGAGGGGTCGTCAGTGACGTGGGGAATATTCAGGAAATGCCAGTAAGGCAGATCAAGATTGTAGCTCCATACGTCATTAGTCCTATCAATGCTGTCGCAGAGATGAGGCATGGCCATGCCGTCAAGAAAGCTGTATTTGCCTTTTAATGCGGAATCAAACACATTGCGGACGAAGGGGCATACGATTGTTTCCATGTGTGCATCCGCCTTCGTGATCGGCTCAGACACCCAGCCCTTCAACCTGAACGGAACTACGCCCGCTGCCGTCAGGATCTCTACCGGGGCGATAGCGGTAAGGTATCCGATGATCTGCCGACCCTCGGCTTTCAATTCCTTCGCCCTCAAACCGTA carries:
- a CDS encoding 2-hydroxyacyl-CoA dehydratase family protein; the protein is MAEQRVPRALATAAAAKIPKMARANLSATVRAKDEGKKVAYSFIVVGQDEIMRAMDIVPAWGESFSGISAAKRDAEKYLQRAEADNFSRSLCTYATCNIGFDMWREELGGAMPPDAPWGGIGRPDMILGTAQQLCDPRYKWPQATRHYLRDVPVFIGGMYYPAWDPKIDHKTQEEYYVKYNTAELHRCVEFCEKHTGKKMDWDRLASVVDLTDRTWNLFVETYELRKTIPCPMDTGDAMNTMVPMAFMLGTQESYDFFLALNAELKEKIAAKQGVVENEKYRLLWGAGLPSWFALSDFQYFNDKGAVFPVETTYRCYEPVYNLDLPKTSDPLEHIAWRWVRFWTHWYDKARKRPGSTPAVERLIDYIEDYKCNGVVFHSAFSCRSWHAGILLQAEILKKVYPEIPVLIMEGDIVDISSYNEADTHNRIDAFIETLEAYKQKQR
- a CDS encoding 2-hydroxyacyl-CoA dehydratase family protein is translated as MSVTNGNGLAKAKEYCSEYGLRAKELKAEGRQIIGYLTAIAPVEILTAAGVVPFRLKGWVSEPITKADAHMETIVCPFVRNVFDSALKGKYSFLDGMAMPHLCDSIDRTNDVWSYNLDLPYWHFLNIPHVTDDPSIEFTKSVLRSFITSLEGFTGRKITDQAIVEAVKQHNENRSLMRDLYSLRKENPPLISGVEMMEVMVAAMSLPVDESSALIKSVIEEVKRREPPAGKKAPRIMIVGGQIDNVAVAEVIENANAWLVMDDITMGSKAYWPTTDITPDPLQGIAERYLRKVRVATTYIDTGDTYEENLEARFGHMKRYINEFKVDGVILFVYKYCDPYGFDVPAMKSFIEETGTPVLYLEDEYSTSSLSRVKTRVEAFLEMIA